In a single window of the Rhopalosiphum padi isolate XX-2018 chromosome 1, ASM2088224v1, whole genome shotgun sequence genome:
- the LOC132916937 gene encoding eukaryotic translation initiation factor 4H, protein MAGRSAFSDFDNSSFNKPLPNSPPFVAYLGNLPQRITQGDVEDLFLQNHLQIRSVRLVHDKETDIFKGFGYVEFVTLEHLKDALQMDVFIEGQKIKIDVASGKRNERSGFDRGGRGGRGGPQGSFSGNPGMRSRSDDFTQNSGFSGGNFRNQNGGGMGGRGNFMEQSGGGMNRYPDSGSRDFNRQGNNSQFPGGSRSERRPDFESLPPPPNDPGRPKLQLKPRTIKEPLNQLADSTQHTSIFGGAKPREEKSLPDVVKKTSPSH, encoded by the exons ATGGCCGGCAGGAGTGCATTCAGTGACTTCGACAACAGCAG TTTCAACAAACCATTACCCAATAGTCCGCCTTTTGTAGCTTATCTGGGAAATCTACCGCAAAGAATAACACAAGGAGATGTTGAAGACCTATTTCTTCAGAATCAT ttgCAAATTAGAAGTGTGCGATTGGTTCATGACAAAGAGACTGATATATTCAAAGGTTTTGGCTATGTCGAATTTGTCACTCTAGAACATCTGAAAGATGCTCTTCAAATGGATGTCTTTATTGAAggacaaaaaatcaaaatagatGTTGCGTCTGGAAAACGAAATGAAAGATCAGGATTTGATAGAGGTGGCAGAGGTGGCAGGG gtggtCCTCAAGGAAGTTTTAGTGGTAACCCAGGAATGCGCAGTAGATCTGATGATTTCACTCAAAATTcag GATTTTCTGGTGGTAATTTCCGTAATCAAAATGGCGGTGGCATGGGTGGAAGAGGTAATTTCATGGAACAGTCTGGTGGAGGCATGAACAGGTATCCAGACAGTGGTTCACGAGACTTTAATCGACAAGGAAATAATTCACAATTTCCAGGAGGAAGTCGTAGTGAGCGTAGACCTGATTTTGAAAGTTTACCACCACCACCAA atgatcCCGGCAGGcctaaattacaattaaaaccaAGGACCATTAAAGAACCACTGAATCAATTGGCTGATTCTACTCAACATACAAGTATATTTGGAGGAGCAAAACCTCGTGAAGAGAAATCACTTCCTGACGTTGTGAAGAAAACCTCACCATcacattaa
- the LOC132931784 gene encoding aurora kinase C-like: MAVVRENHKNDVVQHIEKKMNDIYSKRASNHQWKLNDFEIGTPLGRGKFGRVYLAREKNTEYMVALKMMFKSELVKDHMEHQVRREIEIQTHLNHPNILKMLTYFWDEKKIYLVLEFAQEGELFKVLNSQPHKRFDEPTAAYYLRQVAEALRYCHSQSVIHRDIKPENLLLFSHHVIKLADFGWSVHAPSKCRSTMCGTIDYLPPEMVDSQTYNEYVDNWCLGVLCYEFLCGSPPFESADQADTFKKIRAVMYCFKPHMSDSSLCLITKLLVKIPKSRLSLTDVIEHPWIKTNCEIFTKIKLELK; this comes from the coding sequence atggctGTGGTCAGAGAAAACCATAAAAATGATGTTGTTCaacacatagaaaaaaaaatgaatgatattTATTCTAAACGAGCTTCAAATCATCAGTGGAAACTAAACGATTTTGAAATTGGAACACCACTTGGTCGTGGGAAATTTGGTCGTGTATATCTTGCTCGGGAAAAAAATACGGAATATATGGTTGCTTTAAAAATGATGTTTAAATCAGAATTAGTAAAAGATCACATGGAACATCAAGTGCGACGAGAAATTGAAATTCAAACACATCTTAATCACCCTAACattctaaaaatgttgactTATTTTTGGGacgaaaagaaaatatatttagtattagaaTTTGCCCAAGAAGGTGAATTATTTAAAGTACTAAATTCGCAGCCGCATAAACGTTTTGATGAACCAACAGCTGCATATTATTTACGACAGGTAGCTGAAGCTTTAAGATATTGTCATTCACAAAGTGTAATTCACAGAGATATAAAACCTGAAAATCTCTTATTGTTTAGTCATCATGTTATTAAGTTGGCAGATTTTGGATGGTCTGTCCATGCACCATCTAAATGTCGTAGCACCATGTGTGGCACTATTGATTATCTACCACCAGAGATGGTTGACTCTCAAACATATAACGAATATGTTGATAACTGGTGTTTAGGAGTGTTGTGTTATGAATTTTTGTGTGGATCGCCTCCTTTTGAAAGTGCAGATCAAGCAgacacttttaaaaaaattcgtgCTGTGATGTATTGTTTCAAACCTCATATGAGCGATAGCTCTCTATGTTTAATTACAAAGCTTTTAGTTAAAATACCAAAGTCCAGATTATCACTAACAGATGTTATTGAACATCCTTGGATTAAAACTAATTgtgaaatatttactaaaattaaactagaattaaaataa
- the LOC132918212 gene encoding uncharacterized protein LOC132918212 isoform X2 has product MSMNYTCNQFDKAYQPTRLGNWEVPKWHLNRPKGRSTVTKVIANDRGHLLPGVQKTDQKHWAGLYLGTYQLPKRISKEIATELSGPKCQTWMKRSYHHPFIDRSQRNKTENGENNNKLEQINANKEQRQQPLANEDTDRDSIKSIKSAVSDMRAPNICRINTIRNCASADGRGPLNSTTDVNGGSDECDSGGTRRTIRQRETVGGGAKTPSSPALSRISASCGHLQTAGVDDEDARPPAAGCQEGPTGRRYGDAQRHHGLPDAIEDAVYRSLQTKRHKHPGLGLNGCWPKCSAVAYKSFNDPGPTQCSKLRVYRPKTSSSSTPADDSDEKKDPARRRNKNPSRPKTCGPVMTAQQLTDIKLALCWDLDAPFDRNRPPRPPDEPAVFHKVRQQLQQQQLQQPCGGPVAPAAGKPQNSSAVMGFVQTAGEARNCDDHGEVVPEARRTQTRECLMKNRNLSAVMELIPNKDRDGGSRPTGAAAAADVDDTAVAADQTVLSNDKPSSSSSSLSLSDGRRKNGLDGNDRNDDVYKSDDHHDQVQVEDKSNKAGLEQCPVAGSPSHRRRHRTAPQHHHTSAAAAAEKEPKHKRHGRHAYRPCLACDNPNAAASCKRDDECEHYKMAFKAGVPVSTPVRLRTAAAGKPAKHLKVPKPKTTNSDKKKYVIGTLLPPFSMWPGTTARDYPEHWRLTSVYRQAFKPLELRKQPLLQTVYL; this is encoded by the exons tttgACAAAGCGTATCAACCGACGAGATTGGGAAATTGGGAAGTTCCGAAATGGCATCTTAATCGTCCGAAAGGTCGTTCGACCGTTACGAAAGTCATTGCTAACGACAGGGGACATTTGTTGCCAGGGGTGCAAAAAACCGATCAGAAGCATTGGGCTGGTCTCTATTTGGGAACGTATCAGTTACCGAAACGCATCTCAAAAGAAATCG CTACAGAACTGTCTGGTCCGAAATGTCAGACGTGGATGAAACGTTCGTATCACCACCCATTCATCGACCGTAGCCAACGAAACAAGACCGAGAACGGCGAGAACAATAATAAACTGGAACAAATTAATGCCAATAAAGAACAACGACAACAACCTTTAGCTAACGAAGACACTGACAGAGATTCGATAAAATCCATAAAGTCTGCG GTGTCGGATATGCGAGCGCCGAACATTTGCAGGATCAACACGATCAGGAATTGTGCGTCGGCGGACGGCCGCGGACCTTTGAATTCAACTACAGACGTCAACGGCGGCAGCGACGAATGCGACAGTGGCGGCACTCGTAGGACTATTAGACAGCGCGAAACAGTCGGCGGCGGTGCGAAAACTCCGTCCAGCCCCGCGCTGAGTCGCATAAGTGCGAGCTGCGGCCACCTGCAGACAGCGGGTGTGGACGACGAGGACGCACGGCCACCGGCGGCCGGTTGCCAGGAGGGACCGACGGGACGCCGGTACGGGGACGCGCAGAGACACCACGGGCTGCCGGACGCCATCGAGGACGCGGTGTACCGGTCGCTGCAGACCAAACGGCACAAACACCCGGGACTGGGACTGAACGGCTGCTGGCCCAAGTGCTCCGCGGTGGCGTACAAGTCGTTCAACGACCCGGGCCCGACGCAGTGCAGCAAGCTCCGGGTGTACAGGCCGAAAACGTCATCATCGTCGACGCCGGCCGACGACAGTGACGAGAAAAAAGATCCCGCCCGGAGGCGTAACAAAAACCCGTCGCGTCCCAAGACGTGCGGACCCGTCATGACGGCGCAACAGTTGACCGACATCAAGCTGGCCCTGTGCTGGGACCTGGACGCGCCGTTCGACCGAAACCGACCGCCGCGGCCGCCCGACGAGCCGGCCGTGTTTCACAAGGTTCGGCAGCAACTGCAGCAACAGCAATTGCAGCAGCCGTGCGGTGGACCCGTGGCACCGGCGGCGGGAAAACCCCAAAACTCGTCGGCCGTCATGGGATTCGTGCAAACGGCCGGGGAGGCCAGAAACTGTGACGACCACGGCGAAGTCGTGCCGGAAGCGCGGCGGACGCAGACACGCGAGTGTCTGATGAAAAATCGCAATCTGTCGGCCGTCATGGAACTGATACCGAACAAGGACCGCGACGGCGGCAGTAGACCCACCGGTGCGGCCGCTGCGGCGGACGTCGACGACACCGCAGTCGCCGCGGACCAAACTGTACTTTCGAACGAcaaaccgtcgtcgtcgtcgtcgtcgttgtcgttgtcGGACGGTCGCCGCAAAAACGGTTTGGACGGTAACGACCGGAACGACGACGTCTACAAATCCGACGATCATCACGACCAAGTCCAAGTCGAGGACAAGTCGAACAAGGCCGGTTTGGAGCAGTGTCCGGTCGCCGGGTCGCCGTCCCACCGACGCCGTCATCGGACGGCGCCGCAACACCATCAcacctccgccgccgccgccgcagaaAAGGAACCGAAACACAAGCGGCACGGCAGACACGCCTACCGGCCTTGCCTGGCCTGCGACAATCCGAACGCGGCCGCCAGCTGCAAGAGGGACGACGAATGCGAGCACTACAAGATGGCGTTCAAGGCGGGCGTGCCGGTCAGCACGCCGGTCAGACTGCGGACGGCCGCGGCCGGCAAACCGGCCAAGCACCTAAAGGTGCCCAAACCGAAGACCACCAACTCGGACAAGAAGAAATACGTCATCGGCACTCTGCTGCCGCCGTTCTCGATGTGGCCCGGCACCACGGCCCGGGACTACCCGGAACACTGGAGGCTCACGTCCGTGTACAGGCAAGCGTTCAAGCCGCTTGAGCTGCGCAAACAGCCTCTACTCCAGACCGTTTACCTgtag
- the LOC132918212 gene encoding uncharacterized protein LOC132918212 isoform X1 produces MSMNYTCNQFDKAYQPTRLGNWEVPKWHLNRPKGRSTVTKVIANDRGHLLPGVQKTDQKHWAGLYLGTYQLPKRISKEIGTTTELSGPKCQTWMKRSYHHPFIDRSQRNKTENGENNNKLEQINANKEQRQQPLANEDTDRDSIKSIKSAVSDMRAPNICRINTIRNCASADGRGPLNSTTDVNGGSDECDSGGTRRTIRQRETVGGGAKTPSSPALSRISASCGHLQTAGVDDEDARPPAAGCQEGPTGRRYGDAQRHHGLPDAIEDAVYRSLQTKRHKHPGLGLNGCWPKCSAVAYKSFNDPGPTQCSKLRVYRPKTSSSSTPADDSDEKKDPARRRNKNPSRPKTCGPVMTAQQLTDIKLALCWDLDAPFDRNRPPRPPDEPAVFHKVRQQLQQQQLQQPCGGPVAPAAGKPQNSSAVMGFVQTAGEARNCDDHGEVVPEARRTQTRECLMKNRNLSAVMELIPNKDRDGGSRPTGAAAAADVDDTAVAADQTVLSNDKPSSSSSSLSLSDGRRKNGLDGNDRNDDVYKSDDHHDQVQVEDKSNKAGLEQCPVAGSPSHRRRHRTAPQHHHTSAAAAAEKEPKHKRHGRHAYRPCLACDNPNAAASCKRDDECEHYKMAFKAGVPVSTPVRLRTAAAGKPAKHLKVPKPKTTNSDKKKYVIGTLLPPFSMWPGTTARDYPEHWRLTSVYRQAFKPLELRKQPLLQTVYL; encoded by the exons tttgACAAAGCGTATCAACCGACGAGATTGGGAAATTGGGAAGTTCCGAAATGGCATCTTAATCGTCCGAAAGGTCGTTCGACCGTTACGAAAGTCATTGCTAACGACAGGGGACATTTGTTGCCAGGGGTGCAAAAAACCGATCAGAAGCATTGGGCTGGTCTCTATTTGGGAACGTATCAGTTACCGAAACGCATCTCAAAAGAAATCGGTACAA CTACAGAACTGTCTGGTCCGAAATGTCAGACGTGGATGAAACGTTCGTATCACCACCCATTCATCGACCGTAGCCAACGAAACAAGACCGAGAACGGCGAGAACAATAATAAACTGGAACAAATTAATGCCAATAAAGAACAACGACAACAACCTTTAGCTAACGAAGACACTGACAGAGATTCGATAAAATCCATAAAGTCTGCG GTGTCGGATATGCGAGCGCCGAACATTTGCAGGATCAACACGATCAGGAATTGTGCGTCGGCGGACGGCCGCGGACCTTTGAATTCAACTACAGACGTCAACGGCGGCAGCGACGAATGCGACAGTGGCGGCACTCGTAGGACTATTAGACAGCGCGAAACAGTCGGCGGCGGTGCGAAAACTCCGTCCAGCCCCGCGCTGAGTCGCATAAGTGCGAGCTGCGGCCACCTGCAGACAGCGGGTGTGGACGACGAGGACGCACGGCCACCGGCGGCCGGTTGCCAGGAGGGACCGACGGGACGCCGGTACGGGGACGCGCAGAGACACCACGGGCTGCCGGACGCCATCGAGGACGCGGTGTACCGGTCGCTGCAGACCAAACGGCACAAACACCCGGGACTGGGACTGAACGGCTGCTGGCCCAAGTGCTCCGCGGTGGCGTACAAGTCGTTCAACGACCCGGGCCCGACGCAGTGCAGCAAGCTCCGGGTGTACAGGCCGAAAACGTCATCATCGTCGACGCCGGCCGACGACAGTGACGAGAAAAAAGATCCCGCCCGGAGGCGTAACAAAAACCCGTCGCGTCCCAAGACGTGCGGACCCGTCATGACGGCGCAACAGTTGACCGACATCAAGCTGGCCCTGTGCTGGGACCTGGACGCGCCGTTCGACCGAAACCGACCGCCGCGGCCGCCCGACGAGCCGGCCGTGTTTCACAAGGTTCGGCAGCAACTGCAGCAACAGCAATTGCAGCAGCCGTGCGGTGGACCCGTGGCACCGGCGGCGGGAAAACCCCAAAACTCGTCGGCCGTCATGGGATTCGTGCAAACGGCCGGGGAGGCCAGAAACTGTGACGACCACGGCGAAGTCGTGCCGGAAGCGCGGCGGACGCAGACACGCGAGTGTCTGATGAAAAATCGCAATCTGTCGGCCGTCATGGAACTGATACCGAACAAGGACCGCGACGGCGGCAGTAGACCCACCGGTGCGGCCGCTGCGGCGGACGTCGACGACACCGCAGTCGCCGCGGACCAAACTGTACTTTCGAACGAcaaaccgtcgtcgtcgtcgtcgtcgttgtcgttgtcGGACGGTCGCCGCAAAAACGGTTTGGACGGTAACGACCGGAACGACGACGTCTACAAATCCGACGATCATCACGACCAAGTCCAAGTCGAGGACAAGTCGAACAAGGCCGGTTTGGAGCAGTGTCCGGTCGCCGGGTCGCCGTCCCACCGACGCCGTCATCGGACGGCGCCGCAACACCATCAcacctccgccgccgccgccgcagaaAAGGAACCGAAACACAAGCGGCACGGCAGACACGCCTACCGGCCTTGCCTGGCCTGCGACAATCCGAACGCGGCCGCCAGCTGCAAGAGGGACGACGAATGCGAGCACTACAAGATGGCGTTCAAGGCGGGCGTGCCGGTCAGCACGCCGGTCAGACTGCGGACGGCCGCGGCCGGCAAACCGGCCAAGCACCTAAAGGTGCCCAAACCGAAGACCACCAACTCGGACAAGAAGAAATACGTCATCGGCACTCTGCTGCCGCCGTTCTCGATGTGGCCCGGCACCACGGCCCGGGACTACCCGGAACACTGGAGGCTCACGTCCGTGTACAGGCAAGCGTTCAAGCCGCTTGAGCTGCGCAAACAGCCTCTACTCCAGACCGTTTACCTgtag